ATAGGATAAATAATTCTTTGTAGAGCAGTACGATAAACAGCAGCACAACTACAAAAATAGAAAAGATGACGATAACATCATTAAATGTTACTGCGCTGATACTTCCAAATAAATAACCGAATAGATCCTGGTTAAAACCATCTGCAAAAGAAATAAATATTACGCTCAGTCCAATACCAAGGCTCATAATAATCGGAATTGCAAGCTCCTGATAATGTTTATAGACACTACGCAGCCTTTCAATCATAAGTGATCCAGCAATCGAGAATAAAATGCCTGTCCACACGGGGTTTATCGTAAATGCCAATAATTTTGTGAGCAGCATACCAAATGCAATACCGCCTAGTGTAACATGGCTGAGTGCATCTGCAATTAATGACAGTCTTCTAACAACGATAAAAGTCCCAATTAATGGTGCCAGTAATCCTATCAGGATGCCGGCAATAAATGAATAACGTATAAAATCAAATTCTAATAGTGCATCAATCAGACTCATAAACAGCACTCCCTATCATGTCCGCTATGATCGATGAACTGTACAGGATGTCCATATATCTTAGAGATTTCAACTTCATCAAGGGACTTAAATTGATGTGTCGTTCCGTGGAAATGCAGATGTTCGTTAAGACAAGCGACCTGTGTTGCTGTATCAACGACGACACCGATATCATGGGTTACAAGTAGAATCGTGATACCTTCTTGCTTAAGCTGTTCAAGTAACGTATAGAATTCCGCCACATGTTTCGCATCGATTCCTACAGTAGGTTCATCCAGGACGAGCACTGATGGGTTTGAGATTAAAGCTCGTGCGATATATACACGCTGCTGCTGTCCACCAGAAAGATCTGAAATGTTTTTATCCTTTAGCTGCTCAATATGCAGACGTTTTAAAATATCATCCACTTTTTTATGATCATTCCTGTCAAACCTTTTAAACATTGGTTTTATCTGTATTAAACCACTTCTTACAACTTCAAAAACATTTGCAGGAAACCCTGAATTCCCTGCATTTGATTTTTGAGATACGTAACCGATGCCTGTACGATTCTTTAGTTTACGGATGTCCGTACCATTCATCAGAATGCTGCCTTCCTGCAAATTCAAAATGCCAAGTATCAGTTTCAGCAAAGTTGATTTTCCTGAACCATTTGGACCCACAATTGCGAGAAAATCACCTGGATATACACTAATATTGATATGAGATAATGCTTTTTTATCTGGGTAACGGTATGATACATCTTTTATTTCAAATACGGGTTCCATATCCTCATCCTTCTATAAACAAAAACAAGCATTAATCATAGATTAATCCCTGTTTCTATTGTCAATTTCTACTGCAATTTAATCTTTTCTAATAATTCAGGATCAAAAGTTCTGCTTTTAATCATATCGATTTCAAATTTATAAGGTGGTTTTTTATTTTTCTTATCATCACCAACTTGAACATAAGGTGTCTCTAAAATCTTAGGAATATTTTCAAATGCCTCATGATAGACGATGTTAGTTAATGCATCAAATCCAATATTGCCAAAGCCGAAATTTTCATGTCTATCTTTTCTGGCACCTAGCACATTTTTGCTGTCATTGACGTGCACAACTTTTATACGATCGATTCCAACAATGTCATCGAATTCCTGTAATACACCGTCCAGGTCATTGACAATATCATATCCTGCATCATGTGTATGACAAGTATCAAAACATACAGAAAGTCGCTCATTATGTGTTACACCTGAAATAATTTCTGCAAGTTCTTCAAATGATTTCCCACATTCTGAGCCTTTACCCGCCATTGTTTCAAGTGCAATACGCACATCGTTATTATTTGTCAGGACTTCGTTCAGACCTTCTATTATCTTCTTGATCCCTGCTTCTTCTCCAGCCCCGACATGTGCACCTGGATGCAGCACGATATCTTTTGCACCAAGCGCTTCTGTACGCTCGATTTCCTTTTGTAAAAACTCGACTCCTAAATTAAATACTTCAGGCTTTACCGTATTTGCAATATTGATGATATAAGGTGCATGCACAACAATATTTGACAGACCATGTGCCTGCATATGTGCTTGTCCTGCTTCAATATTTAAGTCTTCGATCGCTTTACGTCGTGTATTTTGAGGTGCACCCGTATAGATCATAAATGTAGAAGCACCGTAGATTGCTGCTTCTTCAGATGCCTGCAGGAGCATCTTCTTTCCGCTCATTGATACATGAGATCCGATTAACATAGCTTTCACCTTAACCTTTTCTGTTTTGCTTATTAACGCGCTTAGAGTGTGCTTTTTTCTCATTGCGTTTAATCTTATCTAGTTCATATCTGAACTTCTTCTTATACCCTGGTTTCACTTTCTTTTTCTTCTTTACTTTATGAACTAATGACTTTTCAATATTATCTTCTTTTTTCTGACGACTTCTACGTTCAGTACGGTCTTTTATTTCTGTGAGTTCACCATTTTTAATATCTGAATGAATAAATGAGAAGCCTTTTTTCTCAATCTGGTTGATTAAGTCCTCTTCATCTGGTGTATAAAGCGTAATTGCTACACCTGTGTAATTCCCACGTCCTGTTCGACCGACACGATGTGTAAAGAAATCGATATCCTTTGGAATATCATAGTTAAACACATGGCTTACACCTTCTATATCGATACCACGACTTGCAAGGTCACTCGCTATAATATATTGAAATTCTAAGTTCTTGACACGTTTCATCATCTGAGTTCGTTCTCTAGGAGCCAGACCTCCATGGATGATTCCAACTTTCATCCCTTGATCCTGCAGAAACTCAGCAAGTTCGTCTGCTCGGTCACGACTATTCGCAAAGATAATAGCTAAATATGGATTACACGTGTTCATAACGCTCACTAGCTTTTCTTTCTTATCATTACTCTTTGTCGGAACAAGATAGAACGTAATATTCTTATTCGTCTTACTATCAGGTTCAATTTCAATGAATTCTGGTTTTGATAAATATTTGTTTAAGAAAGGATGTAATGCTTTAGGAATCGTTGCTGAAAAGACAGCAATCTGAGCATCACGCGATACGTTCGCTGCAATTTTATCGACTGTCGGTAAGAATCCAAGATCAATCATCAGATCCGCTTCATCAACTACTACTGCATTTGCTAAATGAATATGCAGTACATTTTCCTCTGCTAAATCTTTAATACGGTTTGGTGTGCCTATAACGATTTGAGGCTGTACTTTAGATTTCTGTATATCTTTATTCTTATCTGTTCCTCCGATATAAAGGCCTGCTTTAATACCTTCAGTAAAGGAGATCAAATGTTCACTCGCATCATATAATTGTTTTGCAAGTTCACGCGTAGGTGCTAGCACAATCACCTGCGGCTGTATTAAGTCTTTATCAATTTTATTGATCAACGGCAACAGGAATGCATGTGATTTACCTGTACCAGTTTGAGATTGTCCGATTAAATGTGTATCTTTCTTTAATTTAGGAATAACTCTTCTCTGGATTTCTGTGGGCTGGTTGAAATTAAGATCTTTCACCGCTTCTATCAAATATGGTGCAAGTTCAAAATGTTCAAATGGGTGTTTGTCCATCATAATCCTCCTCTTTTTCTTCATCTAATGTATTATATAGGAAACATTACTAAAAAGAAAGTAAACATTTTTAAAACCATATTATAAGTGGTATGATGAAAGTACTGATTCATGAATTGGAGGCACAATAATGGAAATCATTAAAATTACACCGCGTGGCTATTGTTATGGTGTAGTTGACGCGATGGTCATCGCGCGTAACGCATCCTTAGACAAATCATTACCACGCCCTATTTATATACTCGGTATGATCGTTCATAATAAACATGTCACTGATGCATTTGAAAGTGACGGCATCATTACACTGGATGGTCCAAACAGACTTGAAATCTTAGAACAGATCGAAACAGGAACCGTTATCTTCACTGCGCATGGCGTAAGCCCAGAAGTAAAACGTCGTGCGAAAGAAAAAGGACTTGTCTGTATCGATGCAACTTGTCCTGATGTAGAGAACACCCATGCATTGATACGTCGTAAGAAAGCAGATGGCTATCATGTCATCTATATCGGTAAGAAAGGTCACCCTGAACCTG
Above is a window of Macrococcoides canis DNA encoding:
- a CDS encoding metal ABC transporter permease; protein product: MIDALLEFDFIRYSFIAGILIGLLAPLIGTFIVVRRLSLIADALSHVTLGGIAFGMLLTKLLAFTINPVWTGILFSIAGSLMIERLRSVYKHYQELAIPIIMSLGIGLSVIFISFADGFNQDLFGYLFGSISAVTFNDVIVIFSIFVVVLLFIVLLYKELFILSFDEEYASIIGVPRYVHLLFMLMVALVISASMRVVGILLVSSLITLPVASAMRLTRSYKELMIWSVIIGEIAVIAGLVTAFYLDISPGGVIVMLLVAILLLSIIIKKNKEKGGRLHED
- a CDS encoding metal ABC transporter ATP-binding protein, which translates into the protein MEPVFEIKDVSYRYPDKKALSHINISVYPGDFLAIVGPNGSGKSTLLKLILGILNLQEGSILMNGTDIRKLKNRTGIGYVSQKSNAGNSGFPANVFEVVRSGLIQIKPMFKRFDRNDHKKVDDILKRLHIEQLKDKNISDLSGGQQQRVYIARALISNPSVLVLDEPTVGIDAKHVAEFYTLLEQLKQEGITILLVTHDIGVVVDTATQVACLNEHLHFHGTTHQFKSLDEVEISKIYGHPVQFIDHSGHDRECCL
- a CDS encoding deoxyribonuclease IV, yielding MLIGSHVSMSGKKMLLQASEEAAIYGASTFMIYTGAPQNTRRKAIEDLNIEAGQAHMQAHGLSNIVVHAPYIINIANTVKPEVFNLGVEFLQKEIERTEALGAKDIVLHPGAHVGAGEEAGIKKIIEGLNEVLTNNNDVRIALETMAGKGSECGKSFEELAEIISGVTHNERLSVCFDTCHTHDAGYDIVNDLDGVLQEFDDIVGIDRIKVVHVNDSKNVLGARKDRHENFGFGNIGFDALTNIVYHEAFENIPKILETPYVQVGDDKKNKKPPYKFEIDMIKSRTFDPELLEKIKLQ
- a CDS encoding DEAD/DEAH box helicase, whose translation is MDKHPFEHFELAPYLIEAVKDLNFNQPTEIQRRVIPKLKKDTHLIGQSQTGTGKSHAFLLPLINKIDKDLIQPQVIVLAPTRELAKQLYDASEHLISFTEGIKAGLYIGGTDKNKDIQKSKVQPQIVIGTPNRIKDLAEENVLHIHLANAVVVDEADLMIDLGFLPTVDKIAANVSRDAQIAVFSATIPKALHPFLNKYLSKPEFIEIEPDSKTNKNITFYLVPTKSNDKKEKLVSVMNTCNPYLAIIFANSRDRADELAEFLQDQGMKVGIIHGGLAPRERTQMMKRVKNLEFQYIIASDLASRGIDIEGVSHVFNYDIPKDIDFFTHRVGRTGRGNYTGVAITLYTPDEEDLINQIEKKGFSFIHSDIKNGELTEIKDRTERRSRQKKEDNIEKSLVHKVKKKKKVKPGYKKKFRYELDKIKRNEKKAHSKRVNKQNRKG